A window from Chloroherpetonaceae bacterium encodes these proteins:
- a CDS encoding class I SAM-dependent methyltransferase, giving the protein MRGSILESTPCPISGSLNNTPLFQVSDRFNISDGRTWQIVRNEDSGLVYLNPRPNLESIGKYYEVAEYDPFLTIKEDKSLQEKFYEWVRSKISLNWKASMVFKRSPLFDASKESHFSFLDIGCATGDFAATFRKVAKSKKLSLETFGIDVSHRAVQYARNQYEIEAYVGELATLNFTTPQDLITMWHSLEHIHHINQTLDKIKSILKKNGVLAVAMPNQASYDATLYQTHWVAYDAPRHLYHFSPKTFSKLLSRHRLGIIDMHGIPLDSFYNALLSEQLRAKEEGMNAGVGGLIKSVMRGFRAAVEGVTPESASSVVYYIKHQ; this is encoded by the coding sequence ATGCGCGGGTCGATTCTAGAAAGCACACCTTGCCCAATTTCAGGGAGCTTGAACAATACACCGCTTTTTCAAGTCAGTGATCGATTCAATATTTCTGATGGAAGAACTTGGCAGATTGTTCGCAATGAGGATTCAGGGTTGGTGTATTTGAATCCACGACCTAATTTGGAAAGCATCGGGAAATATTACGAAGTTGCGGAGTATGACCCATTTCTTACCATTAAAGAAGATAAATCGCTTCAGGAAAAATTTTATGAATGGGTTCGCTCCAAGATTTCTTTGAATTGGAAAGCCTCAATGGTTTTTAAGCGATCCCCGCTTTTTGACGCGTCAAAAGAATCGCACTTTTCTTTTCTTGATATTGGTTGCGCGACCGGCGACTTCGCAGCAACATTCAGAAAAGTTGCCAAAAGCAAAAAACTTTCCTTAGAGACTTTTGGTATAGATGTTTCGCATCGTGCGGTGCAATATGCCCGAAATCAATATGAAATTGAAGCTTATGTCGGTGAACTGGCAACACTGAACTTCACTACCCCGCAAGATCTGATTACAATGTGGCATTCGTTGGAGCATATTCACCATATCAATCAAACCCTCGACAAGATAAAATCTATCTTAAAGAAAAATGGCGTTCTTGCCGTTGCAATGCCCAACCAAGCCAGTTATGATGCCACTCTATATCAAACTCATTGGGTTGCTTATGATGCTCCACGTCATTTATATCACTTCAGCCCCAAAACCTTTTCGAAACTTCTTTCGAGACATCGGCTTGGGATTATCGATATGCACGGAATTCCGCTTGATAGCTTCTATAATGCCTTGCTCTCTGAACAGCTTCGAGCAAAGGAAGAGGGAATGAATGCAGGTGTCGGAGGATTAATCAAATCGGTGATGCGAGGGTTTCGTGCGGCAGTTGAGGGTGTCACGCCCGAATCAGCTTCGAGCGTGGTATATTATATCAAGCATCAGTAA